In Hydrogenispora ethanolica, one DNA window encodes the following:
- a CDS encoding (2Fe-2S) ferredoxin domain-containing protein produces the protein MRQVAVCVGSSCHLKGAYDVINELKRLIAENSLEIQVELKACFCLGECCDGVNARIDGQIYSSLSKDNVAQFFADHVLESHL, from the coding sequence ATGCGTCAAGTAGCGGTATGCGTTGGAAGCTCCTGCCATTTAAAAGGGGCCTATGACGTCATCAACGAGTTAAAACGGTTGATTGCCGAAAATTCCTTGGAGATCCAGGTCGAATTGAAAGCCTGTTTTTGCCTCGGCGAATGTTGCGATGGCGTCAACGCGCGAATTGACGGCCAAATTTACAGCTCCCTGTCCAAAGACAACGTCGCCCAATTTTTTGCGGATCACGTGTTGGAAAGCCACTTGTAA
- a CDS encoding [Fe-Fe] hydrogenase large subunit C-terminal domain-containing protein, with protein MGLISTIRTSCRDCYKCVRSCPVKAIRVTDGHAEVVDSRCIADGRCVTICPQNAKKIESHIERVQQFLDSGASVAVSLAPSAAAAFELKDVGQLVSGLRKLGFQYIEETAEGAEWVAKEHLRLIGTGNLPVITSCCPAVVNLLEIYYPDLLPYLAPVVSPMVAHGRILKARYGAAAKVVFIGPCIAKKGEEPRSGAIDAVLTFAELATLFELAKLEPARLEADRFDGIRTGKAQAFPSPGGLARTVALSTDLMSQDILSIDGLDESIAFLERFHEAKNGLKLIELLACRGGCLAGPGMGGDESLFSRRERLLKYAEQRRAEMEGDSAHPASPLMARRYTPKPLAISAKVPEEEINKILARTGKFKPEDELNCGACGYNSCREKAVAIANGMAEVDMCIPYMRAKAESKAHLICQMTPNAIFVVDQELRILEVNPAAEQRFVCRQEQVVGRKLSTIIDPQDFERVLRTKELVTGEVGFPNYGMVAWQAVFYVEKEGVLIGIFADITKEKQQKERLDRVTEETLEKAQEVIDKQMRVAQEIAGLLGETTAETKVQLTRLMKLISNEEEKLR; from the coding sequence ATGGGTTTGATCTCAACCATCCGGACCAGCTGTCGCGATTGTTATAAGTGTGTGCGCTCCTGCCCGGTGAAGGCGATCCGGGTCACCGACGGCCACGCCGAAGTCGTGGACAGCCGCTGTATCGCGGATGGCCGCTGTGTTACGATCTGTCCGCAAAACGCCAAAAAGATCGAGAGCCATATCGAACGGGTGCAACAATTCCTGGATTCCGGCGCTTCCGTGGCGGTAAGCCTGGCGCCTTCGGCGGCCGCCGCCTTTGAACTGAAGGATGTGGGCCAGCTCGTCAGCGGCCTGCGGAAACTGGGATTCCAATATATCGAAGAGACCGCCGAAGGCGCCGAATGGGTCGCCAAGGAGCATCTGCGGCTGATCGGAACGGGGAATTTGCCGGTCATCACCAGCTGTTGCCCGGCCGTCGTCAATTTGCTGGAGATCTATTATCCCGACTTACTGCCTTACTTGGCGCCGGTGGTTTCGCCCATGGTCGCCCATGGCCGGATCCTGAAAGCCCGGTACGGGGCAGCCGCCAAAGTGGTGTTCATCGGCCCCTGCATCGCCAAAAAGGGGGAAGAGCCGCGCAGCGGCGCTATCGACGCCGTGCTGACCTTCGCGGAATTGGCGACGTTGTTTGAATTGGCGAAGCTCGAACCCGCCCGGTTGGAGGCGGACCGGTTTGACGGAATCCGCACCGGCAAGGCGCAGGCATTCCCCAGTCCGGGCGGACTGGCCCGAACGGTCGCGTTGAGCACGGACTTGATGTCCCAGGATATCCTGAGCATTGACGGCCTCGACGAATCCATCGCCTTTTTGGAGCGCTTTCATGAGGCGAAAAACGGATTGAAACTGATCGAGCTGTTGGCTTGTCGCGGTGGATGCTTGGCCGGGCCCGGCATGGGCGGGGATGAGAGTCTTTTCTCCCGGCGGGAACGGCTTTTGAAATATGCCGAGCAGCGGAGGGCTGAGATGGAAGGCGATTCGGCCCATCCGGCCAGTCCGCTGATGGCGCGGCGTTATACGCCGAAACCTTTGGCCATCTCCGCCAAAGTCCCGGAGGAGGAGATCAATAAGATCCTGGCCCGGACCGGCAAGTTCAAACCCGAAGACGAGCTGAACTGCGGCGCCTGTGGCTACAATTCCTGCCGCGAAAAAGCGGTGGCCATCGCCAACGGCATGGCCGAAGTGGATATGTGCATCCCCTATATGCGGGCCAAGGCGGAATCCAAAGCCCACCTGATCTGCCAGATGACGCCGAACGCCATCTTCGTGGTCGATCAGGAATTGCGCATTCTGGAAGTGAATCCGGCTGCCGAGCAAAGATTCGTCTGCCGCCAGGAACAGGTAGTCGGGCGGAAATTGTCAACCATCATCGATCCTCAGGACTTCGAGAGGGTGTTGAGAACCAAGGAACTGGTCACCGGCGAGGTCGGGTTCCCCAATTACGGGATGGTGGCCTGGCAAGCCGTTTTTTATGTAGAGAAAGAAGGGGTGTTGATCGGCATCTTCGCCGACATCACCAAGGAGAAGCAGCAAAAAGAGCGACTGGACCGGGTCACCGAAGAGACCCTGGAGAAGGCTCAGGAAGTAATCGACAAACAAATGCGGGTCGCCCAGGAGATCGCCGGCTTGTTGGGCGAGACCACCGCTGAGACCAAAGTGCAGCTGACCCGGCTGATGAAGCTGATCAGCAATGAAGAAGAGAAGTTGCGATGA
- a CDS encoding SpoIIE family protein phosphatase, which translates to MSMYIDTGWASLNKHGEELCGDNVELVRTEDSVMAVLADGLGSGVKANILSKMTAKIIATMLEKGASLEEVVDTVSKTLPVCQKRNIAYSTFTIVQVKQSGETYIVEFDNPRVFYFREGDLVKTDARESEVCGKRIKETHLWLQPGDVLVVVSDGIIHAGVGEVLNLGWQWDNVAEYLQQIALVKEGDDAPRLSRWLLDACDQLYAGKPGDDATVLSLLIRRPRLATVAVGPPKNREDDPVLVREILAAPGKKVICGGTTGTIVARALGREIEADLEHFNPALPPTGRLEGIDLVTEGIITLSKVAEYLKTIHASKDLPQGFNGAVDLAKVLLESDEIRFLVGRAINPAHQNPSLPIHFGLKMQMVAEITEILKGLGKQVEVQYL; encoded by the coding sequence ATGAGTATGTATATCGATACCGGTTGGGCGAGCCTGAATAAACACGGCGAGGAGCTCTGCGGCGACAATGTCGAGCTGGTCCGGACCGAGGATTCGGTAATGGCGGTGCTGGCGGACGGGTTGGGCAGCGGCGTGAAGGCCAATATCCTTTCCAAGATGACCGCCAAGATCATCGCCACCATGCTGGAGAAAGGGGCCAGCCTGGAAGAGGTCGTCGATACCGTCAGCAAGACCCTGCCGGTCTGTCAAAAACGCAATATCGCCTATTCCACTTTCACCATCGTCCAGGTGAAACAGTCGGGCGAAACCTATATCGTCGAATTCGACAATCCCCGGGTCTTTTACTTCCGGGAAGGCGATCTGGTCAAAACCGACGCCCGGGAGAGCGAGGTTTGCGGCAAGCGGATCAAAGAGACTCATCTCTGGCTCCAGCCCGGAGATGTGCTGGTGGTGGTGTCGGACGGGATCATCCATGCCGGGGTCGGCGAGGTGCTCAACCTGGGCTGGCAATGGGACAATGTCGCCGAGTACCTGCAGCAAATCGCGCTGGTCAAAGAGGGCGATGACGCCCCGCGGCTCAGCCGCTGGCTGTTGGATGCCTGTGATCAACTGTATGCGGGAAAACCGGGCGATGATGCCACGGTGCTTTCGCTGCTGATCCGGAGGCCGCGGCTGGCGACCGTGGCGGTGGGCCCGCCGAAAAACCGCGAGGATGATCCGGTGTTGGTCCGGGAGATCCTCGCCGCGCCCGGCAAAAAAGTGATCTGCGGCGGCACGACCGGAACGATCGTCGCGCGGGCGCTGGGCCGGGAGATCGAGGCCGACCTGGAACATTTTAATCCGGCGTTGCCGCCGACCGGCCGCTTGGAAGGGATCGACCTGGTAACCGAGGGGATTATTACCTTGAGCAAAGTGGCGGAGTATCTCAAAACCATCCACGCGTCCAAAGATCTGCCCCAGGGATTCAATGGCGCGGTCGATCTGGCCAAGGTGTTATTGGAAAGCGATGAGATCCGTTTCCTGGTGGGCAGGGCCATTAATCCGGCTCATCAAAACCCCAGTCTCCCCATTCATTTCGGATTGAAGATGCAGATGGTCGCGGAGATCACCGAGATCCTGAAAGGGTTGGGGAAACAAGTGGAAGTTCAGTATTTATGA
- the nuoE gene encoding NADH-quinone oxidoreductase subunit NuoE yields MGEEAILQEKKTRTDSSLLPRRRFERVNEIIDAHGKAQSALIPILQEVQEEYRYLPEEILTYIATVMGLSPATVFGVATFYAQFSLEPKGKYVVKICDGTACHVRGSDPVKEAIRKRVGLTGNKLTTDDLRFTVETVSCLGACGLAPVVMINEQIYGQMTPDAITIILDRILAEEGEGR; encoded by the coding sequence ATGGGAGAAGAAGCAATTTTGCAGGAAAAAAAGACCCGGACTGATAGTTCATTATTGCCGCGCCGCCGTTTTGAACGGGTGAACGAGATCATTGACGCCCACGGCAAGGCGCAATCAGCATTAATTCCCATCCTTCAGGAAGTGCAGGAGGAGTACCGTTACTTGCCGGAGGAGATTTTGACTTACATCGCGACGGTCATGGGGCTATCGCCGGCCACCGTCTTTGGCGTTGCTACCTTTTACGCCCAGTTTTCCCTGGAGCCCAAAGGCAAATACGTGGTGAAAATCTGCGATGGAACAGCTTGTCACGTGCGGGGCTCCGATCCGGTAAAAGAAGCCATCCGGAAACGGGTCGGTCTGACGGGCAATAAATTGACCACCGATGACCTGCGTTTCACGGTTGAAACTGTTTCTTGTCTGGGAGCTTGCGGCCTGGCGCCGGTTGTGATGATCAACGAGCAGATCTACGGGCAGATGACTCCCGATGCCATTACGATCATTCTCGATCGAATTCTAGCGGAAGAAGGTGAAGGGAGATGA
- a CDS encoding NADH-quinone oxidoreductase subunit NuoF encodes MIDSRQQLNELQEKWSQGYQRETARILICAGTGCVANGSLKIFEALKEEVAKQGTFVTVEMMLDGCSGTSVVKSGCHGFCEMGPLVRIEPSGVLYTKVKVEDATAIVSALVNNEEPVKHLLYHHPLTGEVYAEEGNIPFYKNQNRNVLGHCGVIDPEEIREYIAGGGYQALAKALTESSPEAVCKEVIESGLRGRGGGGFPTGRKWDATRISPGSQKYVVCNGDEGDPGAFMDRSVMEGDPHKVIEGMAIAGYAVGASEGYIYVRAEYPLAVHRLKVAVQAARELGLLGSNILGTGFAFDLKIKEGAGAFVCGEETALMASIEGKRGMPCPKPPFPAQSGLWGKPTLINNVETFANVPQIISRGAAWFRSRGTEKSPGTKTFALTGQVANTGLIEVPMGITLREIVFEIGGGLRDGKEFKAVQIGGPSGGCLTEEHLDMKLDFDSLLSVGAMIGSGGLVVTAKDTCMVEFARYFMNFTQNESCGKCVPCREGTKRLLEMLQRAVDGEGRPEDVEILEDLANAVKDASLCGLGKTAPNPVLTMLKYFKDEYLAHVVDKRCPAGVCKALLGYSINPALCKGCSKCSKVCPVQAISGEIRKPFTIDSEKCIKCGACVSSCPFKAIEEGAR; translated from the coding sequence ATGATTGATTCCCGCCAACAACTGAACGAACTTCAAGAAAAATGGAGCCAAGGCTACCAGCGCGAAACGGCGCGTATCCTGATCTGCGCCGGAACCGGTTGTGTCGCCAACGGATCCTTGAAAATATTCGAGGCTTTAAAAGAAGAGGTTGCCAAACAAGGCACTTTTGTGACCGTCGAAATGATGTTGGACGGCTGTTCGGGAACTTCGGTCGTCAAAAGCGGTTGCCATGGTTTCTGCGAGATGGGGCCCCTCGTGCGGATCGAACCGTCCGGAGTCCTCTATACCAAAGTTAAAGTGGAGGATGCCACGGCCATCGTCAGCGCGCTGGTTAATAACGAGGAGCCGGTGAAACATTTATTGTATCATCACCCGCTCACCGGCGAGGTATATGCCGAGGAAGGCAATATTCCGTTCTATAAGAATCAAAACCGGAACGTGCTCGGCCACTGCGGCGTGATCGATCCGGAGGAGATCCGCGAATATATCGCGGGCGGCGGATATCAGGCTCTGGCCAAGGCGCTCACCGAGTCCAGCCCCGAGGCAGTCTGCAAAGAAGTGATTGAATCGGGCTTGCGCGGCCGGGGCGGCGGCGGTTTCCCGACCGGCCGCAAGTGGGACGCCACCCGCATTTCGCCGGGCAGCCAAAAATATGTGGTCTGTAACGGCGACGAAGGTGACCCGGGAGCATTCATGGACCGCAGCGTGATGGAGGGCGATCCCCATAAAGTGATTGAGGGAATGGCCATCGCCGGTTATGCCGTGGGCGCTTCGGAAGGTTATATTTACGTGCGGGCCGAGTATCCGCTGGCTGTTCACAGGCTGAAGGTCGCGGTCCAGGCCGCGCGGGAGCTTGGCTTGTTAGGAAGCAATATTTTGGGAACCGGATTTGCGTTTGATCTGAAGATCAAGGAAGGCGCAGGCGCTTTCGTCTGCGGCGAGGAGACGGCGTTGATGGCCTCGATCGAGGGCAAACGCGGCATGCCCTGTCCCAAGCCGCCGTTTCCGGCGCAGTCGGGTCTGTGGGGCAAGCCGACCCTGATCAATAACGTGGAGACCTTCGCCAATGTGCCGCAGATCATTAGCCGCGGCGCGGCATGGTTCCGTAGCCGGGGCACGGAGAAGAGCCCGGGAACCAAAACCTTCGCCCTGACCGGACAGGTCGCCAATACCGGCTTGATCGAGGTGCCGATGGGCATCACCCTGCGGGAGATCGTCTTCGAAATCGGCGGCGGGCTCCGGGACGGCAAGGAATTCAAAGCGGTGCAGATCGGCGGGCCGTCGGGCGGCTGTCTGACCGAGGAACACCTCGACATGAAACTGGACTTCGATTCGCTGCTTTCGGTCGGCGCCATGATCGGTTCCGGAGGCTTGGTGGTAACCGCCAAGGATACTTGCATGGTGGAATTCGCCCGGTATTTCATGAATTTCACCCAGAACGAGTCCTGCGGCAAATGCGTGCCGTGCCGCGAGGGTACCAAACGGCTGCTCGAAATGTTGCAGCGGGCGGTGGACGGTGAAGGCCGTCCGGAAGATGTCGAGATCCTGGAGGACCTGGCGAACGCCGTGAAGGACGCTTCGCTCTGCGGCCTGGGCAAGACCGCGCCGAACCCGGTCCTGACCATGCTGAAATACTTTAAAGACGAATATCTGGCCCACGTGGTCGATAAACGCTGCCCGGCCGGAGTCTGCAAAGCCTTGTTGGGATACAGCATCAATCCCGCGTTGTGCAAGGGCTGCAGCAAATGCAGCAAAGTCTGTCCGGTTCAGGCGATCTCCGGTGAAATCAGAAAACCGTTCACCATTGATTCGGAGAAGTGCATCAAATGCGGCGCTTGTGTGAGCAGTTGCCCATTCAAGGCCATTGAGGAGGGAGCCCGATGA
- a CDS encoding NADH-dependent [FeFe] hydrogenase, group A6, translated as MSTNQTVIVDNQVVEINGEQSLLELIRKIGIEIPTFCYNSELSIYGACRMCVVELEGRGIVASCSTPPAPGMKILTNSPRVQRARKTVLELLLANHDRECTTCEKSGHCKLQDLAERFGVRKIRFGERDVKLPLDDSGTSLVRDPNKCILCGDCVRMCSEVQGIGVLNFANRGSKVQVTPAFHKNLTDVDCVNCGQCAAICPTGAIVVKSEIGKAWAALNDSGKLVVAQVAPAVRVALGEEFGLPAGEIVTGKVVAALKRLGFAKVFDTSIAADLTVMEETTEFLERVEQGERLPQFTSCCPAWVKYAEHNAPDFLPNLSSCRSPQQMFGSLVKKYWARELGKKPEDIYVVSIMPCTAKKFEITRPEFTTDGVPDVDLVLTTQELARMIRESGLAFDKVEVESFDMPFGFTTGAGVIFGATGGVAEASLRAAYEIATGTVLEQVNFEEVRGFKGLKEFAVDLNGTEVKIAVVHGLANAKELLRRIQNGEAKYHLIEVMACPGGCIGGAGQPIATDQEVKKARARSIYRADKLSQLRKAQDNPVVAKFYEKWLERPNSHEAHESLHTSYATRGRITDEDIQLLTSERKHKVDLAVCVGTCCYLKGSYNTLQEFIKKAEQAGVRDRLNLHATFCLEGCSGGPSIRINEEVIGGVTVDQVDTILKERVLPKLPVKQ; from the coding sequence ATGAGCACCAATCAGACCGTAATCGTTGACAATCAAGTCGTTGAAATAAACGGGGAGCAGAGTTTGCTGGAGTTGATCCGCAAGATCGGGATTGAAATTCCGACTTTCTGCTACAATTCCGAATTGAGCATCTACGGCGCGTGCCGGATGTGTGTGGTCGAGCTTGAGGGACGGGGCATTGTCGCCTCCTGCTCCACCCCGCCGGCGCCGGGAATGAAGATCCTCACTAACAGCCCGCGGGTGCAGCGGGCCCGTAAAACCGTTTTAGAACTGTTGCTGGCCAATCACGACCGGGAATGCACCACCTGCGAGAAGAGCGGCCATTGCAAACTGCAGGATCTGGCGGAACGTTTCGGCGTGCGCAAGATCCGCTTCGGCGAACGCGACGTCAAACTGCCGCTGGACGATTCGGGCACCTCGCTGGTGCGCGACCCCAACAAATGTATTCTTTGCGGCGATTGCGTCCGGATGTGCAGCGAAGTGCAGGGGATCGGCGTGTTGAACTTCGCCAACCGCGGCTCCAAGGTCCAAGTGACTCCGGCCTTTCATAAGAATCTGACCGATGTCGATTGCGTCAATTGCGGCCAATGCGCGGCCATCTGCCCGACCGGCGCCATCGTGGTCAAGTCGGAGATCGGCAAAGCCTGGGCCGCCCTGAACGATTCGGGCAAGTTGGTCGTGGCTCAAGTGGCGCCGGCGGTCCGGGTCGCTCTGGGCGAAGAGTTCGGCCTGCCGGCCGGGGAGATCGTCACCGGCAAAGTGGTGGCCGCTTTGAAACGGCTGGGTTTCGCGAAAGTCTTTGATACCTCGATCGCCGCCGATCTGACGGTGATGGAGGAGACCACCGAGTTTCTGGAGCGGGTGGAGCAGGGCGAGCGCCTGCCGCAATTCACTTCTTGCTGCCCGGCTTGGGTGAAATACGCCGAGCATAATGCGCCGGATTTCTTGCCCAATCTTTCATCATGCCGTTCGCCGCAGCAGATGTTCGGCTCGCTGGTCAAGAAGTACTGGGCCCGGGAGCTTGGCAAGAAGCCGGAAGATATCTATGTGGTTTCGATCATGCCATGTACGGCGAAGAAATTTGAGATTACCCGGCCCGAATTCACCACCGACGGCGTGCCCGATGTCGACCTGGTTCTGACCACCCAGGAGCTGGCGCGGATGATTCGCGAGTCGGGCCTGGCCTTCGATAAGGTGGAAGTGGAATCGTTCGACATGCCGTTCGGCTTTACCACCGGCGCCGGAGTAATTTTCGGGGCCACCGGCGGCGTGGCCGAGGCGTCGCTGCGGGCGGCTTATGAGATCGCCACCGGGACCGTTCTGGAGCAGGTGAATTTCGAAGAGGTCCGCGGCTTTAAAGGATTGAAGGAGTTTGCGGTCGATCTGAACGGCACGGAAGTCAAGATCGCGGTGGTCCACGGTTTGGCCAACGCCAAGGAACTGTTGCGCCGGATCCAGAATGGCGAGGCCAAGTACCATCTGATCGAAGTCATGGCCTGCCCGGGCGGTTGCATCGGCGGCGCCGGACAGCCCATCGCCACCGACCAGGAAGTCAAAAAAGCCCGCGCCCGCAGCATCTATCGCGCGGATAAACTGTCGCAACTGCGGAAAGCGCAGGATAATCCGGTCGTGGCCAAGTTTTACGAGAAATGGCTGGAACGGCCCAACAGCCACGAGGCGCATGAAAGCCTGCATACGAGCTATGCGACCCGGGGCCGGATCACCGATGAGGATATTCAGCTGTTGACCAGCGAACGGAAGCACAAAGTGGATCTGGCGGTCTGCGTCGGTACTTGCTGCTACTTGAAGGGTTCCTACAATACTTTGCAGGAATTCATCAAAAAGGCGGAACAGGCCGGCGTGCGGGATCGGCTGAATCTCCACGCCACCTTCTGCCTGGAAGGTTGCAGCGGGGGGCCTTCGATCCGGATCAACGAAGAAGTGATCGGCGGCGTGACCGTCGATCAAGTGGATACGATCTTGAAAGAACGAGTTTTGCCAAAGCTTCCGGTGAAACAATAA
- a CDS encoding redox-sensing transcriptional repressor Rex encodes MIVPKFTLKRLPFYYRCLCGAAERGENYVSSEEIARAAQVNAVQVRRDLTVFGALGQAGLGYHVNSLKAKLEEILGLKNTNEAVLVGVGRLGRAIVDYTGFERYGLNIVALFDSAPELVGQRVSGREVFPVAELEHIVKRLGIKVGIITVPTDWAQPIAGIMVRAGIKAIWNFAPVSLETPPDVVVRNEDLAAGLATLFHFLAEKD; translated from the coding sequence ATGATAGTACCCAAGTTTACTTTGAAACGGCTGCCCTTCTATTATCGCTGCCTCTGCGGGGCCGCGGAACGGGGCGAGAATTACGTCTCATCCGAGGAGATCGCCAGAGCGGCTCAGGTCAACGCGGTTCAGGTCCGGAGGGACCTGACCGTGTTTGGCGCCCTGGGCCAGGCCGGCCTCGGCTACCATGTCAATTCGCTCAAGGCCAAGCTGGAAGAGATTCTGGGCTTGAAAAACACCAACGAGGCGGTGCTGGTCGGAGTTGGCCGGCTGGGAAGGGCGATCGTCGATTATACTGGTTTTGAACGCTACGGCTTGAATATCGTGGCTTTGTTTGACTCCGCCCCGGAACTGGTGGGGCAGCGGGTCAGCGGCCGCGAGGTGTTCCCGGTGGCCGAGTTGGAGCATATCGTCAAACGCCTGGGGATCAAAGTCGGGATCATCACGGTTCCGACGGACTGGGCCCAACCTATCGCCGGAATTATGGTCCGGGCGGGGATCAAGGCCATCTGGAACTTTGCCCCGGTTTCTTTGGAAACGCCGCCGGACGTCGTGGTCCGTAACGAGGATCTGGCCGCGGGATTGGCCACGCTGTTCCATTTCCTGGCGGAAAAGGATTGA
- a CDS encoding exonuclease domain-containing protein has translation MELAELQEASPEWGVAAFLDVETTGLNPWRDEVIELSIYLFAFDRASGRIQGILGHYTGLREPACAISPGAARVHGITKDSINGRSLDDAMVEALVARAEFLIAHNAGFDYSFVRKLFPSVERKVWYCSMNGINWRKKGFPSKGLQNLLRAHRIGAGTAHRAGDDVRSCLMLLSQMNGQGVTYLLELLQGRKFKAGPSAHSPQSAGGQTS, from the coding sequence ATGGAATTGGCGGAATTGCAGGAAGCGAGCCCCGAATGGGGGGTGGCGGCTTTCCTCGATGTGGAGACTACGGGCTTGAATCCCTGGCGAGATGAGGTGATCGAGCTTTCCATTTATCTTTTCGCCTTTGACAGGGCGAGCGGGCGCATTCAGGGGATTCTCGGCCATTATACCGGCCTGCGGGAGCCGGCCTGCGCCATTTCTCCCGGCGCGGCCCGGGTGCATGGCATCACCAAGGATAGCATCAACGGCCGGAGCTTGGATGATGCCATGGTTGAGGCGCTGGTCGCCCGCGCCGAGTTTCTGATCGCGCATAACGCCGGTTTCGATTATTCCTTCGTGCGCAAGCTCTTCCCCAGCGTGGAGCGGAAGGTCTGGTACTGTTCGATGAACGGCATCAACTGGCGGAAGAAAGGCTTTCCCTCCAAGGGACTGCAGAATCTGCTCCGGGCCCATCGCATCGGGGCCGGGACCGCCCACCGGGCCGGCGACGATGTCCGCTCCTGCCTGATGTTGCTCTCCCAGATGAATGGCCAAGGCGTTACATACCTTTTGGAACTGCTCCAGGGGAGAAAATTTAAGGCCGGACCCAGCGCCCATTCTCCCCAAAGCGCCGGAGGGCAAACGAGCTGA
- a CDS encoding ABC transporter ATP-binding protein yields the protein MAEKNSGQPSQPPARMMAGMRPGGPRHGVPFMGPQGKAKNGLATLKRLWGYLQRQKTGLIAVFLLVLASSACTLAGPFLIGRAIDSMVGGAGAVNFGKLGGIALLLAVIYGCGALATWFQIYLVIGVAQITVRDLRQDLFAKLQTLPVRFFDRQTHGELMSRLTNDVDNINNSLSQSVTQVFSSLITILGSVGLMLWLSPLLTGICLAVVPLGVWLAKRIAVSTAKYFSLQQKELGNLNGYIEEIVSGQRVVKAFSHEARAVADFQAINSRLTRVGIRAQICAGIIPPLMNLINNNAVFAIVATGGGWLALRGMITVGVVASFLNYAKQFGRPINELANQFNMLQSALAGAERVFEVMDEESEKEHQSAPTEPVTAGAVAFRDVCFGYRPEVPILKHIDLTAAPGQTVALVGPTGAGKTTIVNLLTRFYEIDRGTITIDGRDIRTLPKDGLRRSLGIVLQESYLFADTVRENIRYGRLDASDAAVERAARLANADLFIERLPQGYDTLLSEDGGNLSQGQRQLLTIARAILADPAILILDEATSSVDTRTEQHIQQAMLELMKGRTSFVIAHRLSTIREADQILVIHGGTIIERGNHRQLLAAGGFYHDLYFSQFRR from the coding sequence ATGGCGGAGAAAAATTCGGGGCAACCTTCTCAGCCGCCGGCCAGGATGATGGCCGGCATGCGGCCGGGCGGTCCGCGCCACGGCGTCCCTTTCATGGGGCCGCAAGGCAAGGCCAAGAACGGCCTGGCCACGCTGAAGCGGCTATGGGGTTATTTGCAGCGGCAAAAAACCGGGCTGATCGCCGTCTTCCTGCTGGTGTTGGCCAGTTCGGCCTGTACCTTGGCAGGGCCTTTCCTGATCGGCCGGGCCATCGACAGCATGGTGGGCGGCGCGGGGGCCGTGAACTTCGGCAAGCTCGGCGGGATCGCCCTGCTTTTGGCGGTGATCTACGGTTGCGGCGCTCTGGCCACTTGGTTCCAGATCTACCTGGTCATCGGAGTGGCGCAGATCACCGTCCGCGATCTGCGCCAGGACCTCTTCGCCAAATTGCAGACCTTGCCGGTGCGCTTCTTTGACCGGCAGACCCACGGCGAATTGATGAGCCGCCTGACCAATGACGTGGATAACATCAACAACTCCTTGAGCCAGAGCGTGACCCAGGTCTTCTCGAGCCTCATCACCATCCTGGGCTCGGTCGGCCTGATGCTCTGGCTCAGTCCGCTGTTGACCGGAATCTGCCTGGCCGTGGTGCCCCTCGGCGTCTGGCTCGCCAAGCGGATCGCCGTATCCACCGCCAAATACTTTTCGTTGCAGCAAAAAGAGCTCGGCAACCTGAACGGCTATATTGAGGAGATCGTCTCCGGGCAACGGGTCGTCAAGGCCTTTTCCCATGAGGCGCGGGCGGTGGCCGATTTTCAAGCGATCAACAGCCGCTTGACCCGGGTGGGGATCCGAGCCCAGATCTGCGCCGGGATCATTCCGCCGCTCATGAACCTGATCAATAATAACGCGGTCTTCGCGATCGTGGCGACCGGCGGCGGCTGGCTGGCCCTCCGGGGAATGATCACCGTGGGCGTGGTTGCCAGTTTCTTAAACTACGCCAAACAGTTCGGCCGGCCCATCAACGAGCTGGCCAATCAGTTCAACATGCTCCAATCGGCCTTGGCCGGCGCGGAAAGAGTCTTTGAGGTGATGGACGAGGAGTCGGAGAAGGAGCATCAGTCCGCGCCAACCGAGCCGGTCACCGCTGGCGCGGTGGCCTTCCGGGACGTCTGTTTCGGATACCGGCCGGAGGTGCCCATTCTGAAGCATATTGACCTGACGGCCGCTCCGGGGCAGACCGTCGCCCTGGTGGGACCGACCGGCGCCGGCAAGACCACCATCGTCAACCTGTTGACCCGTTTTTACGAGATCGACCGGGGGACGATCACCATCGACGGCCGGGACATCCGGACCCTTCCCAAGGACGGCCTCCGCCGCTCGCTCGGCATCGTGCTGCAGGAGAGTTATTTATTCGCGGATACGGTGCGCGAGAATATCCGCTACGGCCGGCTCGACGCCAGCGACGCCGCGGTGGAGCGGGCAGCGCGCTTGGCCAATGCCGATCTCTTCATCGAACGGCTGCCGCAGGGTTACGACACGCTGCTCAGCGAGGACGGCGGCAATCTCAGCCAGGGGCAGCGGCAGCTCTTGACGATCGCCCGGGCGATCCTGGCCGATCCGGCCATCCTGATCCTGGATGAAGCCACCAGCAGCGTCGACACCCGCACCGAGCAGCATATTCAGCAAGCCATGCTGGAGCTGATGAAAGGCCGCACCAGTTTTGTGATTGCCCATCGCCTGAGCACCATCCGCGAAGCCGATCAAATCCTGGTCATCCACGGCGGCACCATCATCGAGCGCGGCAACCACCGGCAATTGCTGGCGGCCGGGGGATTCTACCACGATCTCTATTTCAGCCAGTTCCGGCGGTGA